Proteins co-encoded in one Pseudomonas beijingensis genomic window:
- a CDS encoding ABC transporter ATP-binding protein, translated as MSMIEIAGLNLSFGTGAALNAVLHDVDLRVAEGEAFGLVGESGSGKTTVLRCLAGQYQHWSGQLRVAGQAVTRNLPLNHYRTVQMVFQDPYASLHPRYTIDAALQEPLRIHGIDGRAQKVSEILRKVGLNDSFRFRYPHQLSGGQRQRVAIARALILRPRVLLLDEPTSALDVSVQAEILNLLADLRRQEGLTYLMVTHDLAVVAHLCDRLAVMQQGRVVETLDTHLLANDGASHAYTRLLVQASRDIQRIPIAV; from the coding sequence ATGAGCATGATTGAAATCGCCGGCCTGAACCTCAGTTTCGGCACCGGCGCGGCACTTAATGCGGTATTGCACGACGTCGATTTGCGCGTTGCCGAAGGCGAGGCATTCGGCCTGGTGGGGGAGTCCGGTTCGGGCAAGACCACCGTTCTGCGCTGCCTGGCCGGGCAGTACCAGCATTGGAGCGGACAACTGCGGGTCGCCGGCCAGGCCGTGACGCGAAACCTGCCGTTGAACCACTACCGCACCGTGCAGATGGTGTTCCAGGACCCGTATGCCTCGTTGCATCCGCGCTACACCATTGATGCCGCGTTGCAGGAGCCGCTGCGCATCCATGGCATCGATGGGCGCGCGCAGAAGGTCAGCGAGATCCTGCGCAAGGTCGGCTTGAACGACAGCTTTCGCTTCCGTTATCCGCACCAGTTGTCCGGTGGCCAGCGCCAACGCGTGGCGATTGCCCGCGCGCTGATCCTGCGTCCCCGGGTGTTGTTGCTGGACGAGCCGACCTCGGCGCTGGACGTCTCGGTGCAGGCGGAAATCCTCAACCTGCTGGCCGACTTGCGCCGCCAGGAAGGGTTGACCTACCTGATGGTCACTCACGACCTGGCGGTGGTGGCGCATCTGTGTGATCGGCTGGCGGTGATGCAGCAGGGCAGGGTGGTGGAGACGCTCGACACCCATCTCTTGGCAAATGATGGCGCGAGCCATGCGTACACCCGTTTGCTGGTGCAAGCCAGTCGGGACATACAGCGAATACCTATCGCTGTTTGA
- a CDS encoding ABC transporter permease, protein MSTASFSIWTTRAASATRRGGSVAVTLLGLLLLTFFIGRVMPLDPVLAIVGPDADASAYAQVYKELGLDKPLWTQFAIYLGDLLHGDFGMALLTGNPVITDIARVFPATLELATLAILFGVLAGLPLGVYAATHQGRAGDHVARLITLFGYSTPIFWIGMMAFLVFYAWLGWAGGVGRIGLAYDGLIPKHTGLLLIDTAWSGEWEAFRSALRHILLPAVILSFNSVAYISRMTRSFMLEQLSQEYIITARVKGLSQRRIVWGHAFGNIRVQLLTIVALAYGGLLEGAVLIETVFAWPGFGQYLTSSLLLGDMNAVMACVLLIGLIFVTLNLISDALYKIFDPRTR, encoded by the coding sequence ATGTCGACTGCATCCTTTTCAATCTGGACCACCCGGGCCGCTTCAGCGACCCGGCGCGGCGGCTCGGTGGCGGTGACGCTGCTGGGGTTGCTGCTGCTGACCTTTTTCATCGGGCGAGTGATGCCCCTGGACCCGGTGCTGGCCATCGTCGGCCCGGACGCCGATGCCTCGGCCTACGCCCAGGTGTACAAAGAGCTGGGCCTGGACAAGCCGTTGTGGACCCAATTCGCGATCTACCTTGGCGATCTGCTGCACGGTGACTTCGGCATGGCCTTGCTGACCGGCAACCCGGTCATCACCGACATCGCCCGGGTCTTCCCGGCCACCTTGGAACTGGCCACCCTGGCCATTCTGTTCGGCGTATTGGCGGGCTTGCCGCTGGGTGTCTACGCGGCAACGCATCAGGGCCGTGCCGGTGATCATGTCGCACGACTGATCACGCTGTTCGGTTACTCCACGCCGATTTTCTGGATCGGCATGATGGCCTTCCTGGTGTTCTACGCCTGGCTGGGCTGGGCCGGCGGCGTCGGGCGCATCGGCCTGGCCTATGACGGGTTGATCCCGAAACACACCGGACTGTTGTTGATCGACACCGCCTGGTCTGGCGAGTGGGAGGCCTTTCGCAGCGCACTGCGGCACATCCTGTTGCCGGCGGTGATCCTCAGCTTCAACTCGGTCGCCTACATCAGCCGCATGACCCGCAGCTTCATGCTCGAACAACTGTCCCAGGAGTACATCATCACCGCCCGGGTCAAGGGTTTGTCCCAGCGTCGCATCGTCTGGGGTCATGCCTTCGGCAACATCCGCGTGCAGCTGTTGACCATCGTCGCGCTGGCCTACGGCGGCCTGTTGGAAGGCGCGGTGCTGATCGAAACCGTGTTCGCCTGGCCGGGCTTCGGCCAGTACCTGACCAGCAGTCTGTTGCTCGGCGACATGAATGCGGTGATGGCCTGCGTGCTGCTGATCGGCCTCATCTTCGTGACGCTGAACCTGATCAGCGATGCGCTGTACAAGATCTTCGACCCGAGGACTCGCTAA
- a CDS encoding FadR/GntR family transcriptional regulator has translation MTDQALSPLNKPRRLAETLVDRFAQRMRDGILKRGEKLPTEVHIMEAEGVSRSVVREALSRLQAAGLVETRHGVGTFVLDMPAPEGFTLGPATIATLSDVLNLLEFRLSLEVQAAGMAAERATPEALAELAQALGALLQGPEKSGTTINADFQFHLKIAKAAGNYYLIDIMKHLGTKLIPRTRMNSAYSGQSDRSAYLQGINAEHQQIFDAIASGNVDAARAAMYLHLSNSRMRLCETQQRQAFYNE, from the coding sequence ATGACGGATCAAGCGTTATCTCCACTGAACAAGCCGCGCCGCCTCGCCGAAACCCTGGTCGACCGCTTTGCCCAGCGCATGCGCGACGGCATCCTCAAGCGCGGCGAAAAGCTGCCTACCGAAGTGCATATCATGGAGGCCGAAGGCGTCAGTCGTTCGGTGGTGCGTGAGGCGCTGTCGCGCTTGCAGGCGGCAGGGCTGGTGGAGACGCGGCATGGCGTCGGCACCTTTGTCCTCGACATGCCGGCGCCGGAGGGCTTCACCTTGGGGCCGGCGACGATTGCCACGTTGTCGGATGTGCTCAACCTGCTGGAATTTCGCCTGAGCCTGGAAGTCCAGGCCGCCGGCATGGCCGCCGAGCGCGCAACGCCTGAAGCGCTGGCCGAATTGGCCCAGGCGCTGGGGGCGTTGCTGCAAGGGCCGGAAAAATCCGGTACCACCATCAATGCCGATTTCCAGTTCCATCTGAAAATCGCCAAGGCCGCCGGCAATTACTACCTGATCGACATCATGAAGCACCTGGGCACGAAGCTGATCCCGCGTACGCGCATGAACTCCGCCTATTCCGGGCAAAGTGACCGCAGTGCTTACCTTCAGGGGATCAACGCCGAACACCAGCAGATCTTCGACGCCATCGCCAGCGGCAATGTCGACGCGGCGCGGGCGGCCATGTACTTGCATTTGAGCAATAGCCGCATGCGCCTGTGTGAAACCCAACAACGGCAGGCGTTCTACAACGAATAA
- a CDS encoding ABC transporter ATP-binding protein, producing MTEIKLTVQDLCVEFRNAGKTSQAVRDVSFTLGREKLAIVGESGSGKSTVGRSLLRLHPPTARVTAKTLRFADIDLLAASEKQIQAIRGARMSMIMQDPKYSLNPVVRVGEQIAEAYLAHHKVPHREARERALDMLAKVHIRDPRRVYDLYPHEVSGGMGQRIMIAMMVITDPQVIIADEPTSALDVSVRRQVLNVLEELVSERDLGLIFISHDLNLVRHFCDRVLVMYAGRVVESIVAADLDRATHPYTQGLLAALPSLDHRRTTLPVLQRDPQWLNA from the coding sequence ATGACTGAGATAAAACTTACGGTACAGGATTTGTGCGTGGAATTTCGCAACGCCGGCAAAACCTCCCAGGCGGTGCGTGATGTGTCGTTCACGTTGGGGCGGGAAAAACTCGCCATTGTCGGTGAGTCCGGCTCGGGCAAATCCACTGTTGGCCGCAGCCTTTTACGCCTGCATCCACCGACGGCGCGGGTCACCGCCAAGACGTTGCGCTTCGCCGATATCGACCTGTTGGCCGCCAGCGAAAAGCAGATCCAGGCGATTCGTGGCGCGCGCATGTCGATGATCATGCAAGACCCCAAATACTCGCTGAACCCGGTGGTGCGGGTCGGCGAGCAAATCGCCGAGGCCTACCTGGCCCATCACAAGGTGCCCCATCGCGAAGCCCGCGAACGGGCCCTGGACATGCTCGCCAAGGTGCACATTCGCGATCCTCGGCGGGTCTATGACTTGTACCCCCACGAGGTCTCGGGCGGCATGGGCCAGCGGATCATGATCGCCATGATGGTGATCACCGATCCCCAGGTGATCATCGCCGACGAACCCACTTCGGCGCTGGACGTGTCGGTGCGCCGGCAGGTGCTCAATGTGCTGGAAGAGTTGGTCAGCGAGCGTGACCTGGGGCTGATTTTCATCAGTCACGACCTGAACCTGGTGCGGCATTTCTGTGATCGCGTGCTGGTGATGTATGCCGGGCGCGTGGTCGAGTCGATTGTTGCCGCCGATCTGGACCGCGCCACCCACCCCTATACCCAAGGCCTGTTGGCCGCATTGCCGAGCTTGGATCATCGACGCACCACCTTGCCGGTGCTGCAGCGTGACCCACAGTGGTTGAATGCTTGA
- a CDS encoding oligogalacturonate-specific porin KdgM family protein, whose protein sequence is MKKTLVVLSLASLFTSVVAMADTGYINVRHQYAEKTRMHADRAKFGIRLDNGVGLEGELKYKTAGDRQDVAFDNTVGSGHEFTVNYQHKLNDRWTLTPSLALDSDEESTTYKMGLRLGYRVTKELSIAGRYRFDSAKLDRDQIDRDVPDNGQDDQKVNRYDVYINYGPQGPWAYEYQLTYFDADYIRYNGGTDDYEQNAVVKYQWDKRWAPFFEVGDIKVNSVDSDRQLRLRVGVKYSFF, encoded by the coding sequence ATGAAAAAGACACTCGTCGTGTTGTCCCTCGCTTCCTTGTTCACTTCAGTCGTTGCCATGGCCGATACCGGTTATATCAACGTACGCCATCAATATGCGGAAAAAACCCGCATGCACGCCGACCGTGCCAAGTTTGGTATTCGGCTGGATAACGGCGTGGGTCTGGAAGGTGAACTCAAATACAAGACCGCCGGTGACCGGCAAGACGTCGCCTTCGACAACACCGTCGGCAGCGGTCATGAATTTACCGTCAACTACCAGCACAAGCTCAATGACCGCTGGACGCTGACGCCTTCGTTGGCCCTGGACAGCGATGAGGAGTCCACCACCTACAAAATGGGCCTGCGCCTGGGTTACCGCGTGACCAAGGAGCTGAGCATTGCCGGTCGCTACCGTTTTGATTCAGCCAAGCTGGACCGCGACCAGATCGACCGTGACGTGCCGGATAATGGGCAGGACGATCAGAAGGTCAACCGTTACGATGTTTATATCAACTATGGCCCTCAAGGACCCTGGGCCTATGAATATCAATTGACTTACTTCGATGCCGACTACATTCGCTATAACGGCGGCACCGACGACTATGAACAGAATGCCGTGGTCAAATACCAGTGGGATAAACGCTGGGCGCCGTTCTTTGAAGTCGGTGATATTAAAGTCAATTCGGTCGACAGTGATCGCCAGTTGCGGCTGCGGGTCGGTGTTAAATACAGCTTCTTCTAA
- a CDS encoding ABC transporter permease, translating into MNLPLASSAPGNAALPASSTAAMVASILRLLRFLLRNPMTFAGLIVVATLMLVAVFAPWIAGHDPLLQNLAGALQAPSSAHWFGTDEYGRDVFARLVYGSRITLYIVLLVTVIVGPIGLLVGTVSGYFGGWVDSLFMRITDIFISFPSLVLALAFIAALGPGLEHAVIAIALTAWPPIARLARAETLPLRNADFVVAVQLQGASSTRIILRHIIPMCLSSVIIRLTMNMASIILTAAALGFLGLGAQAPLPEWGAMISTGRRYMLESWWLVAAPGAAIMLVSLAFNLLGDGLRDVLDPRSQS; encoded by the coding sequence ATGAACCTGCCCCTTGCTTCCAGCGCCCCTGGCAACGCCGCGTTGCCGGCTTCCAGTACGGCGGCGATGGTCGCCAGCATCTTGCGCCTGTTGCGTTTTTTGCTGCGCAACCCTATGACCTTCGCCGGCCTGATCGTCGTCGCGACCCTGATGCTGGTCGCCGTCTTCGCGCCCTGGATCGCCGGCCACGATCCGCTGTTGCAGAACCTCGCCGGCGCGTTGCAGGCACCCAGCAGTGCGCACTGGTTCGGCACTGACGAGTACGGTCGCGATGTGTTCGCGCGGCTGGTGTATGGCTCGCGCATCACCCTGTACATCGTCTTGCTGGTGACGGTGATCGTCGGCCCCATCGGCCTGTTGGTCGGCACGGTGTCCGGTTACTTCGGCGGCTGGGTCGACAGCCTGTTCATGCGCATCACCGACATCTTCATTTCGTTCCCCAGCCTGGTCCTGGCACTGGCCTTCATCGCCGCCCTCGGCCCGGGACTGGAGCATGCAGTGATCGCCATCGCCCTCACGGCCTGGCCGCCGATTGCCCGGCTTGCCCGCGCCGAAACACTGCCGCTGCGCAACGCTGATTTCGTCGTTGCGGTGCAGCTTCAGGGCGCGTCGAGCACCCGGATCATCCTGCGCCACATCATCCCCATGTGCCTGTCGTCGGTGATCATCCGCCTGACCATGAACATGGCGAGCATCATCCTCACCGCCGCCGCCCTAGGCTTTCTCGGCCTCGGCGCCCAGGCACCGTTGCCGGAGTGGGGCGCGATGATTTCCACCGGGCGACGCTACATGCTCGAAAGCTGGTGGCTGGTGGCGGCGCCCGGTGCGGCGATCATGCTGGTCAGCCTGGCGTTCAACCTGTTGGGCGACGGTTTGCGTGACGTCCTCGACCCCCGCAGCCAATCCTGA